In the Ptychodera flava strain L36383 chromosome 1, AS_Pfla_20210202, whole genome shotgun sequence genome, tggagcaaaatatgctgtatcGGGTGCAGGGTCCCTTAAGGATTATTTCAGACTGTAATTTTGTTAGCCATGGATTGTTATagcaatttaattttgaaagtgatgaAAAACAACATGTCAGGTGGGCTTGGAAATCATTGTTGTGTTTCATCTTTTTGGTAATGGTTTGCGTGTACATTATGACCTTCAACTTTCATAAGTTAGCAAGAGAATGGGTCAATCAAATCATTGCAACATAAGTTTTTTGTGCCTCTGACCATACAGATGAACTGAAGTTAAAATTTATACTcaatgtaaatattaaatgATAGCATAAAATAAGTATACGGGCACAAAAACAAGGTGTTGATCGATAAAAAGACCCCCTTACAGTTTCACTAATTTCATGTTGCCAAAACGGTGTTACAGTACTGTAATTGgatgaaaatgtcatcattcAGTGTTTTCAGAGGCTTCAAATGTTAATACTTTGTGAAAAAGGTAAAACGCGGGATAATTTATGCCTCTCTGGTTTTAGCAACTTGATCTGATTGTGACATATGAAACTGACAAGAGATAGCACAGGTCAGGTTTGTTAGGTCAAATCAGAGTGATATCTTCCAATATACTCAAGAACAATTACTAAAACCTTGTACTAAAGTTTTGCCATGTCTGGCGAAAAATGAATACACtgtccatcatcatcatcacagttTTGAGCACCTAAATATCAATTAGGATTGCTGGAGAAGTTTCCTAATTCTTTACTCTTAATAATTTTTGtgttgaatgaaaacaaaatcaacaatagtCTATTCCtgagaatattttgatcaattttaatttaatacTTTCTTTGAAGAAATCAGCTAGttatttcttcaaatttgatgTGCAGGTTTTGCAGggatgttttcatgtttttttgttaTGACTTATAACTGCTAACCAACTTATACATGTACCATTACATGCCCTCAAAGGATATTCAAAGCTTACTTCCTTGTAAAACTCAGGTTCTCTTAAAAATACTGACCAGTAataggcaattttttttttttgatagaGATACAGAAAATGTTATATCTGTAGATTCAATAGTGATCAAATTTTGGTGCCTAGTGTGTGTCagtatatatcaaaattctCGTTGACAGATAttcctgttttgttttcagaattGAAACAAAGACTTAATGCCTTTGTAATCAAGGATGGTAAACATTGGATACAGAAGAGTCATCAAAAGGTCATAACAGACATCATCATTAACATGCTAAACTATGTTCATAAACAGTAAATTAGAATACCGTCGACAAATGTTTATTGTGACTGCATCTAACTGATATGAACACGCAATCTTTACACTGGCATTCCTTTGTATGGATTTGATAACTAATCATTGCATTGAATTTAATAGAGACATCTGAGGATTTTGCCCATTCAGTGAACCCTGTACAGACTAGTTGCCAAAGTTACCACTCCAGTCAGTGGAGGGACCATGCTTCAGTGAAGACAATAACCAGGACTGCTTTAATCTGACCTTATCTTAGAAATTGAAGCCAGGTGTCCAATATTGGCTGTAATTTTATGTCAATGAACCCGTACATCATTAGATATAGCAAATTGACAGTACTGACGGCACAGGGGGCCATgtaatctggttgttgttgttgtttgtattgttatttATCATGAGAtcagtcgtgttgttgttgttgaccaataaaattcaacaatcATAACTAttgtgatgttgttgttgtttcaaacgtaatgtagatgtcgtAAAAAGGTACGTTATGACCCAGTGCAACTCTCTCCCAACATACAACAATAACACAGCTAAtctaaacataaacaacagtaCAAACAACCACAAGCAGATATACTGGCCCCCCCTGTACCGACAGCTCTCCAGTTAACTCTTTAAAACCACCGTCTTCATCACTGACACTCTTTATGGAAAGTGTAATGCTGAGagtttgcaaagtttgtatCATTCAAAAATTATGGGATTTTTGTCATCAGTGCTAttactttaatttgtttgtgtCAGTGTCAACCATGATGGAAGTTACAGAAAGTTGTAAGGGACAAAGTAGCTACTCAACATAGGAGAATGCATCCTTCAAATAAAGTTTCTGTTCATAAATCTGAGTTCCCTTTTTATTGGTGAATGATGCATTAGTGTCTGAGAGGATtgttactatagaaataacgcaCCACGCGCTGACTATTAActtttatttatgggcaagggtgagaggaaagccaaaaattaacaggcgaggcttgccgagcctgttaatttggctttcctctcgcccgcgtccataaataaacgttaatggtcagcgtggagtctgttatttcaattatattatcaacaagctccaaaaaaccgtcaaaatttacaaaaatttcccgtgcgaacgacaacggggccccagaacctgtcagtgagtagcgCGCttgctgcaaaaattttgcaaatatggAGATCGTTTtgaaaaaaagcgtctaaacttggcccacaaatgctccattttattttgtggttgattatgatctttatacaaatcacaattttcgttttagccgtaaagttactgtgtttaccatattattcatattcacgggcatgaaaacaaaccattactgtgtatatGTGGGCAGTcatgtggttcagctcgaccaattaaaacgcaacgGACAgcgcatggtaatataatctgTAACATACAACCTAATTAAAAGGTTACCATATGTGGTTGATGTTTTAATTTGCATGGTCAGAGACATATTTAGGGTTTTGGCTGAACAAGTCACAACCTTGGTCACTGAAGggcatgtaataataatattattgtcTGGGTAAACTGAAGGGcatctaataataatattcTTGTCTGGGTAAACTGAATCTGTACCTTTAGTTCATTCACCTTTATTGTCATCTCCATAAATTGTCAGGAAATCTGCTTAAAGAAGATCTTCAAGAAGAAGAATTGACAAGTCATGATAGAGTTTTAAGCTTGTGATTTGCACTAACATAGAAGGTCAATGGCATCATCTGTAGTCTAGTTGTAGACAGCTGAAAAGTGATACTCTGATGTACTGATTTACAAATGAAGACCAGCTGGATTTATTATCTGGTTTTATTGTCCAAAATACCACTCCCTATTCAATTTGCAAAGTTCATTCTTCAGCAAGTTGCTCTAATATGTCTTGATATTCAAGACAAAAATTACATCTATGCTAATCAGTGCAAAACAGGAAGCTGAGAAGCCTTTATTTCActgctttttcaaaattccaaatGTAGTCAAATGCTATAAATTGACACAGATCTTAATCTGTCTAGATGTAACCATAAAAATCTATTTGTTTTGATGGATATCAAATATATTCCAATAATACTGCCCAAGACTTAGTTTTCaagatgtatttgttttgaaCAAGAATCATGAATAAAATCATCCTTGTCATTGTTAATACAAACACCAAACTGGCTTGCACAGATCCCAGTACACAATACAAATGAAATTGGACAAGATTACAAGATTAATGTTTAGAGAAATATTAAGAAATATTTTCCGTATCAGATTTTGACAGATGGACAACATTATTGTATTTTGTGTTACAGTATTTCAGGTTTTAAGAAgtttgacaaattgaaaattagaTGTGAATAAACTCAGATCTACAGAATAAAGTAATGGAAGCAGAATGCTAATATTTACTGTAAACCAATATCagtcattattatacacctgtgtCTGCGTCTgcgtaacctatggagtttcgtcatacagtaagtttcggtatcagaagacgcggagtccaataactttgatgcAGAGTACAATAGTGGAGATCCATCATTTGGTATGTTTATCGACTTTGCCAAGGCATTTGACACCataaatcatgatattttaATTTCCAAATTACAGCATTATGGCATTAGAGGGGTACCGTTATTATGGTTTAAAAGCTATTTAAAATTATGAAGTCAGTATGTTAAGATCGACAGTACTGAATCACAGCAGCAATATATAGCATGTGGTGTATCACAAGGGTCTATACTTGGCCCTacactttttttaatttacataaatgatatCCCCGATTCCTCggtcttttttcattttaggcTATATGCCAATGattcaaatttgtttcattcTTTACGCAAATCAAACGCACTTTCTCTAAATAATATTAACTTGGAATTTGTGAAGGTGATTCAGTGGTGTAATGCTAACAAACTGACCATTAATGCTGCGAAAACTGTTTACATGATTATTGGGGGAAAGCAAACTTTTAATAGGGCTGGGGGATCTATTTCTTTGAAGGGCGTTGCTTTGAAAGAAGTTGAGTACACATCTTTCATTGGTGCCCTTATGGACAATATGTTAAAGTGGACACATCATATTGCGGAggtgaaaaaaaagatttgtagGTTTATATGTGGAATTTTTTATAAGTTGAGATCAATAATACCACAGTCGACATTGGTTATGCTCTATAACACTTTTATTTTACCTCATATTTCATTTGGATTGGAAGTATGGGGAAGTACGTTTAAAACTTATCTTAATGACATTCTTTTAATTCAAAGACGAATTGTACGTATTATATCAGCCAGTAATTATTATTCTCACAGTGCTCCATTATTCAAAAAACTTCAAATTCTTGATGTACATAAGCAGTTCAAGTTTCAAGTCGCTATTTTTGTTCATGATGCACTCCATGACAGATTCCTCCCCCCCCCGCATTTTAACTCATATTTTCCCCTCTAGAGCATGTTTATGGCACCAGGTCTAAAAACCCGATAAGTTGCGGAATGCAACTATTTTTCAGTCCTTTTCTCATTGAATTTTGCCAGGTTTAAATAGTGTtgcattgtcattttttttcatgactTATGAGAAataaactattattattataactttGGGTGTTgctggacgctatttgacctttgacctcaaaacaccttacTTCAACATggagaaaaagaagagaacattttacatttttgacaaaaatatatacttcttaGCATTCAGTACATCCCAAGTCAAATCATAGTCAGTCCAAAACCTgtcgagtgaaattatgctgctgacttACAATTTCTACCATGTGCACTGTGTagcgcgggttgaaattttgttctgcgcgcttagcggacgcgctaAATGTGTTCCCAGTCTGCTTGTGATCGCTCAGTACAGTGTGCGACAAACATCCAAAAGATGCCtaaatttcgatttttttcttgtgaagttggactaaaaaggtgtataataatacggttattcccaaaataccgggatttatgtcctcgtacattgtacgcttcggtattgtccgagacgcgacaatacctccgctgcacgatgtactctgacggtattttgggaataaccttatataaTTGTACTATTATGTAGATAAAGCCATTGTTTTGCCATGATAAAATTACATTGTAGGCTAAAtgtttgtgttgtgttgtgtactTTGCTTTGTTGTGTAATGAACAATGTATTCAATGAACAAATATCAGAAATTGGAATAAACTCAAGGGTACGCTGTTCCCTGAACTCATAATTCTCAATTCAGGAAAGTCCGTCAAATGAACACAATATATCTGCAAAAGCCCTCTACAGGACAAAAACATCagacaaaaatacatatttatttattttatttatttgtttgttaatttATGTATTCCAAATGGTATAACTTGTGTAGTGTAAGAATGTAAgtattgaaaagttgaaagtaGTTTTGGTCTAAATGCACAAGTCTTTAATAAGTTCACCTCATGTTCTTCCTTGTTCATAAATTCTTTAGGACAGAATTTCcaaataaaagacaaaattaGTCAATTAATATTAACATTGAAATGATCAGGGGAAAAGGTAGAATGTTATCTACATGTGTCAGGTCAGTGTTGAATATCATGGTAACTTTTTCCTCCAGAAGTTTGAAATCCAAATTGCTTCCCTATCTCAGATGTATAGAAAATGTTGATGTATACCGGTAATCCATAGGTGCTGGGAACACCTGTTGCCAAACTCAAACATGTTGTATGCATccatgttgccatggtttcatttatgaTGCACAACTAGTACAGGAATCAGGACAGTCAGCAActgtaaataaagaaaaaatcattaaatacgCTTGAACATGTATGTGTAGCTCTATCTTTCTTCATCTTTCTCCAAGGCTGTCTTTTGTCCAGTAAACCAGTGTATTCATTGCTCTGATAAATTTGTGTGCAatgtgtgatagcgagtatgtGAGTGAGAGTGCTTCATGGGGTCACAGTCAGAATAACTGTAATAACTTGGCTCATTTATTGAAACAACCCTTTTTAGAtcacatgttcacacatgtAAGCTAATGTCACAGTGATATCTTtctatctgtatgtctgtatgtctatctgtctgtgtgctcgatatctcaaaaacggctcatcagatcagaatcaaatctggtacatatattcactccgcaaatggcaagaactgattagttttaggttggtgtggcttgcatattttttgctcatttgcagaATTAATGagtttagaaaaaactgatatacattgagaacaactgcacacaatttgatgagatttgctacaaatgttgatcacaccaggaTATATCAGCCAGGATTTATCAGccatgaaagatattaagggatgatacgaaagataattgctaatttgcatatttaatgaactttcctaattagggatatatatcttgattgacttgaccagaGTTGCTGAAACTTGGTAcgtgtattgaagatactatgatacaacaatattctaagtcatcaagcatttttgctttagccaattcctaatttgcataatgattaTCCTAGTTAacgatatatatcttgattgacttgaaaaattgacgaaacttgctatgtacattgaagatacgtcgatacaacattattcaaagtcattaagcatttttaacCCTGCTacttcctaatttgcatatttaatgacctttcctaattagggatatatacctggATTTGAGTAGACTAAATATAATGATTTCAATATTATTTGGTATGCTTAGTGTCATcagtatcaaaattttgcaaaattatcatTAGAAAACACTGTTCAAATACATGCCATGCATGCCAACACTGTTCAAGTGCATGCCATAATGTTAGCTATTCAGTGCAGTAGCAAAGTTGTGAATAGTTTACACACTGTccatttcatattttctgaCATTTGTATATCTCTACAGGTAAACAACGCTTAGCCCTCGAATTAAAAACAGGAACACACAGCTAATCTTCATATTTTGTccagtttgtaatttttttgtatgTTGGTTCAGTCCTGTTTTCTTCGTTTTAGATCAAAAATTTCCTTGTCAGAAACCACTGAccatattgctttgaaatttgatctgCAGGTTCCTGCTGGTGCTGTTATGTACATAAGTTGAAACcataattgatgaaagttttaGAACAGTGAATAACTGTTAAGTTTGTCCAAAGTCTGAAAAATGAACTTACTTTCTATGCTGTAGAACATACATACCAATTGTTGTCATATTACAGTTTTTCAAATTAATTGATAATGGTATTTCAACCATAATTGTCATTCTTTTGCTCTGCCAGCAAATTTTTCAAGTGAGAGGCCAGGCTATACATCTTTGATtagatttaaggtagtatgttcctcgaaaatgaaagacaaacttttgctcaaactttccttaaggaatctttcaaccattcactttcaaaattaagaataaaaattgggggtcaccgtgctaattctggtactagagaaacaaataactcaagatttactgatatttaaaatacaaaatggctgccatccctgtgttaatccTATCCTGTGACCCTGTCATTGCTATAAAACTCTACCTGTGACCCTGTCATTGCTAAAAAACTCTACCTGTGACCCTGTCATTGCTATAAAACTCGACCTGTGACCCTGTCGGTGCTATAAAACTCTATATACGACCCTGTCATTGCTCTAAAACTCTACCTGTGACCCTGTCATTGCTATAACACTCTACCTGTGTCCCTGTCATTGCTCTAAAACTCTACCTGTGACCCTGTCATTGCTATAAAACTCTACCTGTGACCCTGTCATTGCTATAAAACTCTACATACGACCCTGTTATTGCTATAAAACTCTACATACGACCCTGTCATTGCTATAAAACTCTACATACGACCCTGTCATTGCTACAAAACTCTACATACAACCCTGTCATTGCTATAAAACTCTCCTTGGATCCAGTGATTGGTATGAAAACTCTGTATACACCCCTAAGATTGCCATAAAACTCTACGTACGACCCTGTGATTGCTATAAACTCAACATGCAACCCTGTGATCTTTATTGAACGCTACATATGACCCTGTGATTGCTAAAAAACTCCTCATACAACCTTGTCTACATACCATCCTGTGATTGCTATAAAACATTACATACACCCTGTAAACTCAGTAAGGGACCCTGTGATTGCTATAAACTCAACATGCAACCCTGTGATCGCTATAAATACATTACATACAACCCTGTGATAGCTACTGTGATTGCTAAAAAACTCTACTTACGACCCTGTGATTGCTATAAAACACCATATATGACCTATTATTGCTAAAAAACTCTACATACAGTCCTGTGATTACGATAAAATTCTACCTATGTACAACTCTGTGATTACTATAAAACTCTACATACAACCCTGTGATTGGTCTATAGAACACCAAATACAATCCtgtgattgctatgaaactctACATACGACCCTGTGATTGCTATAAAACTCCATGTAAGGCCTTGTGATTCCTTTTTAATTGCTATAAAACTCTATGTACGACCCTGTTATTATTCTTAAACGCTATAATGGCCCTGTGATTGCTATAAAGCTCTTTGTATAAAACATCAGCGCTATCAGGCTACGCTAAATTTTTTGttcatcaaaatgaaaaagcaattcatgtgaaataaaaagagttgagaaacttctcaaatgaCTTTAAAATTCACCAACTTTGAACCATTATGACGTGTTTTCAGCGCAGAGAAATAATGTAACTTGTAACTTCAAATTCTTAAATTGCATTTCACAGACCTGGTTGTTATTATCAATAAAGCAAGGTCCTCTGACATTTCACCCGATTAAAGAGTTTGATATCGTTTGTGTTACAGGGTTTAGAAAATTTCATAACAATTACCTACCCTGGTACATGCAAATGTATCCTTTTTCTTTGTTACAGTAAGCATCATCCCAACGAAATCCTCGTCGTGCCCTGTAAAATACAAGACAAATACAAGCCTTGTGTGGACATTTTACTTCAATTTAAGGACCAGAAAAACCtaatatttactgacatttgaaattcgtaatggccgccacccctctATAACTCTGTGAGGAAAAATTGATTTTCGGTTTTTATAAAAACCAAGACGGTGACAACTTTACTTTCTCCAAGGGTTCAAAAATAGAGCTAGAGAAATTTAaaactaacacgattggaactaatttgggatatttggaTCTCTATTTTTtctaatttctcaaaagtgttaggtgctctatagctgaatgttgcaatatttcaaattacttataaaaacaagtgtataacaataaaagaaagcagatgagcttagatttgcagattaaaccgacactacttcaccattcaattatcccacCAAATAAGTTACAATCGTGTTGACTAGAAAAGTAAGcttattgttgaaaagttagAGTCCCAACATTGGTTCCCGATAGAACCACATCCTACCTTACGTCCATGAATGAACACAAGCATGCAGATAGCATGCAGATAACATGCAGATAACATGCAGATAGCATGCAGATAGCATGCAGATAACATGCAGATAACATGCAGATAGCATGCAGATAACATGCAGATAACATGCAGATAGCATGCAAgcagaatattttattccatGATAATATGATATGTATTATTTAAAGGTTGATTCTATCCTCACCAGAGTTGAACACAATCCTGTCCATCTATATTCTTCTTGGTATTGTTGTTTGGTTCGTTTCGAACCCAATTTTCATAACTACAATCTTCAAGTTCTTGTCCAGACGTCCATACAAATGTGTTTTCTGATGCTCTGTCAGTCAATCCAATCCAATAACCTGTTAGTCCGTCTTTTAAGTTATTGTCAGGGTTGTTGATAGTTTGGCGTATGAGAACatctgtttcactgtcatggATTTCAGCCAGACGACCACCATTTGCTGTGCATGCATCATTTGCTGTAACCCAGTCAGCTAATTCTTTGAAAAACACGTACTCTGCACAATCACACAGTACACTGTCAGCTGGTAAAAATAGTAGATAATATTTTGTTAGTACATCTTTTGTCATTTGTCActcttttctttaaaatgacgtcatattaACTGCATCCGACaagttcacaaaattaattcacgTGGAAGAGATGTCACTGGTAACCACGTAAACCCACGGACATATTATTTCTTGTCATGTATTTCTTTTCTCAGattaatttaatttacatgtaaaagatCTCATCTTTTTAAATTGCAATCACTGAGTAAGAAGAGTGTCCAAATGCACTTAATCAAAAtccaaatgttattttgatACATCACAGCCGTATGCACTTGCCGTTGAAGTTGTTAAAAACACTTTGCAATAAAGTGAAGTATAAGGTTGTCAACTTACATGAACTACGTTTATGCAGTAGTCCGCCATGAGACACCAAATCGCTGTCAAAGTACAGCTCAGATGACTGTGAAGATAATAATGACGtaactatgatgatgatgatgaccctTCCTTTAGTATAATGCATCGTCTTTCATATCCATAACGTATCATCGTCTTTCATATCCGTAACGTATCATCGTCTTTCATATCCATAACGTATCATTTATCCTAGTTATGATATTTACCGTAAATTTATGTAACGTACAAATTTATTAAATAGTACATGTATTATCGTAGAAAATAATACGTCATCATACAGTTTCATCCAGGAAAAGTGAGCGATATTTTAAATGGATACTGAACAGAACTGGAGGCATTCTAAAACACTATAACCAATACCTACCTGGACAAGATAAATGGGAATAAAAGCCAGACATATCAGTATATTGCTAGATATCCTCATCTTGATGAATGAACTAATATAGGAAGAGAAAGCGGAAATTAGAAAATAGTATTAATCAAAAGGTTTGGCGTAGTAACATACAGAGCTTAGCGTAGTAACACAGAACTCAGCGTAGTAACACAGAGCTCAGCGTAGTCACACACACAGAGCAGCGTATACTAGTAGTCACAGAGATCGAGATAATCAAACAGTGTCAAAAGAATTTACCCATCGACAGATGCAAGgtaaaaaaataacacaaaaagaCGGAAAGATTCATAGAATACTAGTGATTGGATAAAGCAATGACAGGAAAGTCcgaaataatcacaatcatacccatccataatccaataacactaggtcaaaattcgtaatacataGTCAATTGTTACATCTATAGACAcaaaaaacagcacagaacagacagcaaagcaccggtacacacaacaaagtcaaatttgtgaaagaaagatatatggacctccaGCAAAAGGGCCAAGAACTgttgatgtcaggtgtttcgaaaatagtaagcgcatcctggcCCACATGTGGCAAACGGTGACACGCCAACCCGCCATAAGTGCGTCTTcaagtcaaataggtagtggtcaccaactTAGGCCCAATGTCACAAATGCCATCAGTTACCATTTGTCAAAGGGATTATGTACCAGCTGATGATActtgccaaaaagcgtttgaatgtagagataTGTCTTTCTCTGCTGTAAccttgatttatttttttaaagaaagatgGCTATGTGTCTCTGCAAAGTCACCACATGAAGcttggaaatgtataccccataagctggtgagagtggaatattactgttGAGGAAATTACATTTTGGACAATGATTGATAAATAAGATGCTTGTCTCGTGATAAAATAAGACAAACTTGTTGACAAATAAGAAAGATGGAAGGGCGGGAAATGTAAAGAGTACAGCAACTGTTGGTAGTTTGGCGCAAATCGCAGTGCAGGGCATTGTTAtatagaacacgattggaactaatttgggataattggatggtgaaataatatctttaaaatctgcaaatgtaagctattctgcttttctttgtacgttacacacttgttttactagcaatttgtaatattgcaacattgagCAATAGGGCACctaaacatttttgagaaatttgaaaaacataaagatccaattgtcccaaattagttccagtcgtgttataGGAAGCAATGACGAATTGTCATAAATATTGCAATATCGCTTAAACATGTGATTGTGCAAGATAATTACAGAGCAATGACGTCGTTTAAGAGTTTGCTTTCGTTGTTACGGTTATAAGTATCTAACCACTATCTATATCGATGTCAAATCAATTTACAAATGCAACCAACACGTAAAAGTACACGTAAAAAGTATTAGTAGGAGCCATTAGTAGGGAGCATTGCAAACAAGAATTATCTGCCTAAAATATATTGGAAAATAACTGTTAGCGAGAGACTGTGATTACTGACAGTTTAATAGACTGATAACACAACGAAGGTGCCCGGCAGAATCGAAGGCGTACACCTAGCGTaatatcaatttgaaatgcccgGCCGTATTACGATGTGGTAATACGTACGTAGTACAAAGAATAAAACAAACGTCTGTTCCTTAAACTGACATATTTACGGGTGAACACGGCATCTTTTTTGTACAATGATAAATCCATCCAACTTCCTTGCTTCATAGTACCTGCTCATGCCCTGTAAGTCCGTTCTTGCATACGCTTTCAGTAGATATTAAGATGTTCTAGAAAACAAGTTACACTGTTGGGAATGTTTATATACCCGTCATTTTCATGTTACCATACCAGGTTTTCCAAGGGCTACTGTTGTCCGACTTGCTTGAAGTGTACAAATTCCCGTGAGTGTCCATGGTTTGTATGGGTTTTTCACAGAATGACTTATTGTGTTGAGCGAAATTAACGTTTGCAGTAATGCATAATCGGTTCACTTCATGCCCTCTAGTTTGACTGTTAAAGTTATGGCATTTGTGTAACCAAATGTTAGGGCATTTCTGTCTTGTTTTAGAGAGATTGTAATTAACGTCTCCtgtatttcaacaactgagCTTTGTAGACCGAAACTATAGATTTAAG is a window encoding:
- the LOC139117748 gene encoding perlucin-like protein isoform X1, with amino-acid sequence MDTHGNLYTSSKSDNSSPWKTCSFIKMRISSNILICLAFIPIYLVQSSELYFDSDLVSHGGLLHKRSSSDSVLCDCAEYVFFKELADWVTANDACTANGGRLAEIHDSETDVLIRQTINNPDNNLKDGLTGYWIGLTDRASENTFVWTSGQELEDCSYENWVRNEPNNNTKKNIDGQDCVQLWARRGFRWDDAYCNKEKGYICMYQVADCPDSCTSCAS
- the LOC139117748 gene encoding perlucin-like protein isoform X2: MRISSNILICLAFIPIYLVQSSELYFDSDLVSHGGLLHKRSSSDSVLCDCAEYVFFKELADWVTANDACTANGGRLAEIHDSETDVLIRQTINNPDNNLKDGLTGYWIGLTDRASENTFVWTSGQELEDCSYENWVRNEPNNNTKKNIDGQDCVQLWARRGFRWDDAYCNKEKGYICMYQVADCPDSCTSCAS